The Bacteriovorax sp. PP10 nucleotide sequence GTTTTAAAATTGGTGAATCTCTTCTTCCATTTTCTATGGAAGTTATGAAGGAAACTGGTTTTTATGATGTGCTTTCGTCAGGAAAGTATATTCAAAAAAATGGCGCCTACTTTTTTGATTCAGTAACAAACGACAATATCTACTTCGATTTCGCCAATGGTGGAAAAGCAGAATTCCCTCATGCTTATGAAGTGATCCGCTCTGAATTTGATAAAGACCTTCTTGAGTACGCTCAGAAAAAAGGTGTAGAAGTCAGACAACCGGAAGAATTCGTCAACGCTGAATTCAGCGATACAGGCGTCATGGTAAAAACCAACAAAGGGATTTATCACTCGAAGTATATCGTTGATGGAAGTGGAAGAGCTTCGATTGTAACGAGCCCATTCCAAAAGAAAGTTAAAAACCCATTCTATATAAATAACTTTGCCGTTTTCGCTCACTTTGAAGGCGTTGACCGCAGTTACTTAAAAAGTGAAGGGGATATCTGTGTTGGTATCTTAAAAAATAAAGCATGGTCTTGGACTATTCCATTTAAAGGAAACACGACTTCAGTGGGAATCGTATCAACTCAGGAATTTGTAGTTGAAATGCAACAAAGTGAAGAGTTTTTCGACCAACGTGTAGCTGACAATCCATTTTTCCACCAGATTATGAAAAATGCGAAACGCACGTCACCTTTCATGATTCAATCAAACTTCTCATACGCTAACGAAAAATTTGTCGGCAACAGATGGGGAACAGTTGGGGATGCCATGAGCTTCCTTGATCCAGTATTCAGCTCTGGAGTTCACGTTTCATTGATGTCAGCAAAATACCTTTCAACAAATATCGACTTCGCTTTAAGAAACGGTGAAATCGGCCTTGATGATCCGGCCAACGTTCATAATTATGAAGAGCTGATGAAAATGGGTGTTGGAAGATTCCATAACCTTCTGCAGATTTTTTATGAAGGAGACTTCATTAATAAAATTAGAAATATCGAAGGCAAGGAGCACTCAATGGGTGCCATGATTGCAGCAGTATCAGGTGGAATGTGGCGTGACTCAAACTCGCTTATGAGATTTGGTATTCTATAAATGAAAAAAATAATTATCTGGCGAGGCCACCACGGAAAGGAGATCTTTGATTTAATTCAAAGCACTCTGAACTCGCCCGATAATTTACTTATTTTGTGCCCGCCTCGTATTGAAGCTCTGGAAGACTATTTTTCTTTTTTACCGGATGGGATGATTGAATTTAGAGGAGAGCTTTCAGATCGCTCGAGTCTCATCAATCAATCGAACGTAAACTATCCGGAAAACCCAAGCTTCGGTCTTTTTAGTTCAGGAACGACGGATGCCGGTGCAAAGTTGATTTTATATTCTAAGAAAAACTTAGAGTCAGCTTGCGATGGAATTTTTTCTTTCTTTAAAGATCTCAACATCACAAATGTATTTTCTTACCCTCAGCCCTATCATATTTTTGGTTTGTCACTAGGGTATATCGCTGCGGCCAGATTCGACTGGAAGCTAATCTATGAAGATGGGAGCTACTCAAGCGCTCATCATGAAAAATGGGTTCAGGCCGTAGAGACACAAGGTGCGAATCTTTTAACTCTGGGAACACCGACACACTTTTTAGATGCGATTACATACACTACTAATAATAGAATTTCTTTAAAACCAAGTAAGGCCTCGATTGCCGGTGGAGCAAAAGTGGAAGTCTCACTTTGGGACAAAATGCAAAGTGAACTTCGTATTACTAACCCAAGTGTTGGTTACGGTTGTTCAGAAGCAAGCCCAGGTGTCACTCATTTAACTCCAGGACTTCGTCCGGAAGAAGATGGCGACTTAGGATTTGTTTTACCCAATGGAAAGCTTCTAGAGACTCCAGAAGGTTTTGTGTATCGTGGAGACAATGTTTGTCTGGCGATTATTCAAAATAAAACGATCACGTTTCCAGCAGGACAATACTTATTGTCTGATACGCTGGCCTTAGATTCAAAAGGTCACTATCACTTTAAGAAAAGATCAGACCTGATTCTTAACCGCGGTGGAGAGAAATTCTCCCTGGAAGAAATCGAATCAGAAATCAAAAGAACTTTTCAAATCAACTGTGTCGCAATACCAGTTAAAGACCATAGACTCGGCGAAGAGTTAGGAATTGTTTTTGAAGGGGCACAAAACCTGGATAAAGATATTCACTACAAAGTAAGCGACGTTTTTAAGCGCAATTTTAAGATTGAATACTTTCTTGGTGTAGAGGCAATCCCCGTGAATGCTAACGCTAAATTCGACCGCAGGAAATGCTCAGAACTCATGATGGAGAGGTTAGGATGAACACAATGACTTCCACTCAAGACCTGGCAGGTTTTTTACCACACCAAGGCCATATGGTTTGGATTGACTACGTTGTTGAAGCAAATGAAACAGGTGGAACATGCCTGGTAATTGTTGATAAAAATAAATATTATTTTGGAGAAGAACAAGTCAGACAGTCATCGTTCATTGAATGGATGGCACAGGGATTTGGTTTTTCCAATGCACTAAAAGTAAAACAAGGTCTGGCACAAGGATCTGTGACTAATGCTTTTTTAGTAGGCTTTAATAATGTGAAGTTTGGTGACACTCTACCGCAAGAGGCAGAAGAGCTTTTGATCACGACGAACGCCACTAGATCCATCGGCCCCATTACTTATATTGAAGGAAAAGTTCAATCAAAGGTGAGTGGAGTGATCTATTGCGAAGCTCAGCTAAAATTATTCTCTAACTGATGAAGTAATACCTTTAAGCTTAAAATCAAGACCACGATTGTAGTTGTAAACAATTCTATCCAGAAGTTGTTTTCCAATATCATTTTTCATGTTCATGGTATTTTCTAAAACCACAACTCCCACTTTAGAGTTGTTATCAAAGCCCATAAAGCTTGTGTAGCCACTGATGATTCCATTGGCGTAAATCACTTCACGTCTTGATTTCGTAAGTGTTTCAATAAACCATCCAAGA carries:
- a CDS encoding NAD(P)/FAD-dependent oxidoreductase, which gives rise to MSSYDVIVVGGGPGGCTTATYLALKGHKVLLIEKEVFPRFKIGESLLPFSMEVMKETGFYDVLSSGKYIQKNGAYFFDSVTNDNIYFDFANGGKAEFPHAYEVIRSEFDKDLLEYAQKKGVEVRQPEEFVNAEFSDTGVMVKTNKGIYHSKYIVDGSGRASIVTSPFQKKVKNPFYINNFAVFAHFEGVDRSYLKSEGDICVGILKNKAWSWTIPFKGNTTSVGIVSTQEFVVEMQQSEEFFDQRVADNPFFHQIMKNAKRTSPFMIQSNFSYANEKFVGNRWGTVGDAMSFLDPVFSSGVHVSLMSAKYLSTNIDFALRNGEIGLDDPANVHNYEELMKMGVGRFHNLLQIFYEGDFINKIRNIEGKEHSMGAMIAAVSGGMWRDSNSLMRFGIL
- a CDS encoding class I adenylate-forming enzyme family protein, with amino-acid sequence MKKIIIWRGHHGKEIFDLIQSTLNSPDNLLILCPPRIEALEDYFSFLPDGMIEFRGELSDRSSLINQSNVNYPENPSFGLFSSGTTDAGAKLILYSKKNLESACDGIFSFFKDLNITNVFSYPQPYHIFGLSLGYIAAARFDWKLIYEDGSYSSAHHEKWVQAVETQGANLLTLGTPTHFLDAITYTTNNRISLKPSKASIAGGAKVEVSLWDKMQSELRITNPSVGYGCSEASPGVTHLTPGLRPEEDGDLGFVLPNGKLLETPEGFVYRGDNVCLAIIQNKTITFPAGQYLLSDTLALDSKGHYHFKKRSDLILNRGGEKFSLEEIESEIKRTFQINCVAIPVKDHRLGEELGIVFEGAQNLDKDIHYKVSDVFKRNFKIEYFLGVEAIPVNANAKFDRRKCSELMMERLG